One Megalops cyprinoides isolate fMegCyp1 chromosome 4, fMegCyp1.pri, whole genome shotgun sequence genomic window carries:
- the LOC118776274 gene encoding membrane-associated phosphatidylinositol transfer protein 2-like isoform X1, producing MLIKEYRIPMPMSVDEYRIAQLYMIQKKSREETCGEGSGVEILENRPYTDGPGGSGQYTHKVYHIGMHIPSWFRSILPKAALRVEEESWNAYPYTRTRYTCPFVEKFSIDIETYYKPDTGNQVDVFNLSPAERRQRSLDPIDIVKDPIPPHEYKAEEDPRLYKSVKTQRGPLSEDWIEEFNNNPGKMPIMCAYKLCKVEFRYWGMQSKIERFIHDVGLRKVMVRAHRQAWCWQDEWYGLTMDDIRQLELETQLMLAQKMAQFSCTEEGAEANGGASAPDKDQEAKEAIGSIEAEGPPVGVTDTLQTRGALTKQWSTSSRSSRSSKRGGSPSRHSISEWRMQSIARDSEDSSDEEFFDAHEDLSDSEEVFPKEITKWSSNDLMDKIEAADTDEAPGEMYQESAGEYAVAGSRERLNEIRGFINRPASITAVPSVMVTSPSADGSSQPTLQPSKIHVLILVLHGGNILDPGGGDQSSKQGDVNTISMAFETVMRVHYPAALGRIAIRLVPCPAICAEAFSLVSSLSPYSYDEGCLSNSQDHIPLAALPLLATSSPQYQDAVATVIMRANQVYGDFIKSLEGATFSGQVCLIGDCVGGILGFDALCNSNQTVSESQNSSRRGSLVSVQDNDLLSPGIIINSSYCSASSSLESSRHLSRSNIDIPRSGGPDDPKKPLPRKRSDSSTYELDTIKQHQAFLSSLHSSVLRNDPGSRRSSSSTMLEGSSLGKLDFEVSDFFLFGSPLGLVLALRKTVIPLLDVPQLRPACQQVYNLFHPADPSASRLEPLLEKKFHLLPPFSVPRYQRFPLGDGNSALLVETVQSNPQLLLESGGSLSTRYQEGVSETCIPVPVLNWQDGSLKAPPTPVESDVVQSHGGVFVDSSYPSSPITAPPCRGPRRASEVSIASQVSGLADSYTASNIANIAARWWGTKRIDFALYCPDALTAFPTVALPHLFHASYWESTDVVSFLLRQVMRHENSSILELDGKEVSEFTPSKPREKWLRKRTHVKIRNVTANHRVNDAVFTEDGQQVVTGRFMYGPLDMVTLAGEKVDIHIMTQPPSGEWVYFDTELTNSSGRVSYVIPESKRLGIGVYPVKMVVRGDHTFADSYLTVLPPGTEFVVFSIDGSFAASVSIMGSDPKVRAGAVDVVRHWQDLGYLIIYVTGRPDMQKQRVVAWLSQHNFPHGIVSFCDGLVHDPLRHKANFLKSLISEAHMKIFAGYGSTKDISVYSSIGLPPSHIYIVGRPTKKMQHQCQFITDGYAAHLSQLEYNHRSRPAKTASTRMVLRKGSFGLGANGDFLRKRNHLLRTISSQPTGGGGGGVVGGHARPERTQSQSDSERERERMERVQRSMSIAASCWGRSGSTKLEPGALSHK from the exons AAGAAGAGCCGTGAGGAGACGTGCGGCGAGGGCAGCGGGGTGGAGATCCTGGAGAACCGGCCGTACACGGACGGGCCTGGCGGCTCGGGCCAGTACACTCACAAGGTCTACCACATCGGCATGCACATCCCCAGCTGGTTCCGTTCCATCTTGCCCAAGGCTGCCCTGCGCGTGGAGGAGGAGTCCTGGAACGCCTACCCCTACACCCGCACACG gtACACCTGCCCCTTCGTGGAGAAGTTCTCCATCGACATTGAAACATACTACAAGCCCGACACGGGGAACCAGGTGGATGTCTTCAATTTATCACCcgcagagaggagacagaggagccTAG ACCCAATTGACATCGTGAAGGACCCCATCCCCCCACATGAGTACAAGGCGGAGGAGGACCCCAGGCTCTACAAGTCGGTGAAGACCCAGCGGGGCCCCCTGTCTGAGGACTGGATCGAGGAGTTCAACAACAACCCTGGCAAGATGCCCATCATGTGCGCATACAAGCTGTGCAAGGTGGAGTTCCGCTACTGGGGCATGCAGTCCAAGATCGAACGCTTCATCCATGATGTAG ggtTGCGGAAGGTGATGGTGCGGGCCCACCGGCAGGCCTGGTGCTGGCAGGACGAGTGGTACGGCCTTACCATGGACGACATCCGGCAACTGGAGCTGGAGACACAGCTGATGCTGGCGCAGAAGATGGCCCAGTTCAGTTGCACGGAGGAGGGCGCCGAGGCCAACGGCGGGGCCTCTGCCCCCGACAAGGACCAGGAGGCCAAGGAGGCCATTGGCTCCATCGAGGCCGAGGGGCCACCCGTGGGCGTGACCGACACCCTGCAGACCCGCGGGGCTCTCACCAAGCAGTGGtccacctcctccaggtcctCCCGCTCATCCAAGAGAGGTG GTAGCCCCTCCCGCCACAGCATCTCTGAGTGGAGGATGCAGAGCATTGCACGGGACTCCGAGGACAGCTCAGATGAGGAGTTCTTCGATGCGCATG AGGATTTGTCAGACAGTGAGGAGGTTTTCCCCAAGGAGATCACCAAGTGGAGCTCCAATGACCTGATGGACAAGATTGAGGCGGCGGACACGGACGAGGCTCCAG GAGAGATGTACCAGGAGTCAGCTGGGGAGTATGCTGTGGcaggcagcagggagaggcttAATGAG ATACGCGGCTTTATTAACCGCCCTGCCAGTATCACTGCTGTTCCCAGCGTCATGGTAACCAGCCCCTCGGCA GATGGCTCTTCCCAGCCGACTCTGCAGCCCTCCAAGATCCATGTCCTCATCCTGGTCCTCCACGGCGGGAACATCCTGGACCCGGGTGGCGGCGACCAGAGCAGCAAGCAGGGCGACGTCAACACCATCAGCATGGCCTTCGAGACGGTGATGCGCGTACACTACCCCGCCGCGCTGGGCCGCATCGCCATCCGCCTGGTGCCCTGCCCCGCAATCTGCGCCGAGGCCTTCTCCCTGGTGTCCAG CCTGAGCCCCTACAGCTATGATGAGGGCTGCCTGTCTAACAGCCAGGACCACATTCCACTGGCCGCTCTGCCACTGCTGGCCACATCCTCTCCTCAGTACCAGGACGCCGTGGCGACTGTCATCATGCGGGCCAATCAGGTGTATGGTGACTTCATCAAATCCTTGGAGGGAGCCACCTTCTCCGGGCAG GTGTGCCTGATCGGGGACTGCGTGGGCGGGATCCTGGGCTTTGACGCCCTGTGCAACAGCAACCAAACGGTTTCTGAGAGTCAGAACAGCAGCCGGCGGGGCAGTCTGGTGAGTGTGCAG GATAACGACCTCCTCTCCCCCGGGATCATCATTAACAGCAGCTACTGTTCGGCGTCATCCTCCCTGGAGAGCAGCCGGCACCTGAGCCGCAGCAACATCGACATCCCCCGCTCCGGCGGCCCCGACGACCCAAAGAAGCCACTGCCCCGCAAGAGGAGCGACTCCTCCACCTATGAGCTGGACACCATCAAACAGCACCAAGCCTTCCTGTCCAG ccTGCACTCCAGTGTCCTGCGGAATGACCCCGGCTCACGCaggtccagcagcagcaccatgcTGGAGGGCAGTTCTCTGGGGAAGTTGGACTTTGAAGTGTCTGATTTCTTCCTGTTTGGATCCCCACTGGGCCTGGTCCTGGCGCTAAGGAAGACAGTCATCCCACTCCTGGACG TGCCCCAGCTTCGCCCAGCATGTCAGCAGGTCTACAACCTGTTCCACCCGGCTGACCCCTCAGCATCACGTCTGGAGCCACTGTTGGAGAAGAAGTTCCACCTTTTGCCCCCCTTCAGTGTGCCCCGCTACCAGCGATTTCCACTGGGAGATGGCAATTCTGCACTGCTGG TGGAGACAGTCCAGAGCAACCCTCAGCTCCTGCTGGAGAGTGGGGGCTCCCTCTCCACGCGCTACCAGGAGGGCGTCAGCGAGACCTGCATCCCCGTGCCCGTGCTAAACTGGCAGGATGGCTCCCTTaaggccccgcccaccccagTGGAGT CAGATGTTGTTCAGTCTCATGGTGGTGTCTTCGTGGACAGTTCGtacccctcctcccccattACTGCCCCCCCCTGCCGGGGCCCGCGGAGGGCCAGTGAGGTCAGCATTGCCAGCCAGGTCTCAGGATTGGCAGACAGTTACACTGCCTCCAACATAGCCAACA TTGCGGCTCGCTGGTGGGGCACCAAGCGCATCGACTTTGCCCTCTATTGTCCTGACGCCTTGACAGCCTTCCCCACCGTGGCACTGCCACACTTGTTCCACGCATCATACTGGGAATCCACCGACGTGGTGTCCTTTCTGCTCCGACAG GTCATGAGACATGAGAACTCTAGCATCCTGGAGCTGGATGGCAAGGAGGTGTCGGAGTTCACCCCTTCCAAACCCCGTGAGAAGTGGCTTCGGAAAAGGACTCATGTCAAGATCAGG AACGTGACAGCCAATCACCGGGTCAACGATGCAGTATTCACGGAGGATGGGCAACAGGTGGTGACCGGACGCTTCATGTACGGCCCGCTGGACATGGTCACTCTTGCCGGGGAGAAG GTGGACATCCACATCATGACTCAGCCTCCATCAGGGGAGTGGGTGTACTTTGACACAGAGCTGACCAACAGCAGCGGCCGTGTCTCCTACGTCATCCCCGAAAGCAAGCGGCTGGGCATTGGGGTGTACCCAGTCAAGATGGTGGTCAG GGGCGACCACACCTTTGCAGATAGCTACCTGACAGTGCTGCCCCCAGGGACAGAGTTTGTGGTGTTCAGCATTGACGGCTCCTTTGCCGCCAGCGTCTCCATCATGGGAAGTGACCCCAAAGTGCGGGCCGGAGCAGTGGATGTGGTCAG ACACTGGCAGGACCTGGGGTATCTGATCATCTATGTGACGGGGCGGCCGGACATGCAGAAGCAGCGTGTGGTGGCCTGGCTGTCCCAGCACAACTTCCCCCACGGCATAGTGTCCTTCTGTGACGGGCTCGTCCACGACCCCCTGAGGCACAAGGCCAACTTCCTCAAGTCGCTCATCTCTGAG GCTCACATGAAAATCTTCGCTGGGTATGGGTCCACCAAGGACATCTCCGTGTACTCCTCCATCGGCCTGCCCCCCTCTCATATCTACATCGTGGGAAGACCCACCAAAAAGATGCAGCACCAGTGTCAG TTCATCACTGACGGCTACGCCGCCCACCTCTCCCAGCTGGAGTACAACCACCGCTCGCGCCCCGCCAAGACGGCCAGCACCCGCATGGTCCTGCGCAAGGGCAGCTTCGGCCTGGGCGCCAACGGCGACTTCCTGCGCAAGCGGAACCACCTGCTGCGCACCATCTCCTCGCAGCCGACGGGTGGCGGCGGTGGTGGCGTCGTGGGCGGCCACGCCCGGCCCGAGCGCACGCAGAGCCAGTCGGACAGCGAGCGCGAGCGTGAGCGCATGGAGCGCGTGCAGCGCAGCATGAGTATCGCCGCCAGCTGCTGGGGCCGCAGCGGCAGCACCAAGCTGGAGCCCGGCGCCCTCAGCCACAAGTAG
- the LOC118776274 gene encoding membrane-associated phosphatidylinositol transfer protein 2-like isoform X4: MLIKEYRIPMPMSVDEYRIAQLYMIQKKSREETCGEGSGVEILENRPYTDGPGGSGQYTHKVYHIGMHIPSWFRSILPKAALRVEEESWNAYPYTRTRYTCPFVEKFSIDIETYYKPDTGNQVDVFNLSPAERRQRSLDPIDIVKDPIPPHEYKAEEDPRLYKSVKTQRGPLSEDWIEEFNNNPGKMPIMCAYKLCKVEFRYWGMQSKIERFIHDVGLRKVMVRAHRQAWCWQDEWYGLTMDDIRQLELETQLMLAQKMAQFSCTEEGAEANGGASAPDKDQEAKEAIGSIEAEGPPVGVTDTLQTRGALTKQWSTSSRSSRSSKRGGSPSRHSISEWRMQSIARDSEDSSDEEFFDAHEDLSDSEEVFPKEITKWSSNDLMDKIEAADTDEAPGEMYQESAGEYAVAGSRERLNEDGSSQPTLQPSKIHVLILVLHGGNILDPGGGDQSSKQGDVNTISMAFETVMRVHYPAALGRIAIRLVPCPAICAEAFSLVSSLSPYSYDEGCLSNSQDHIPLAALPLLATSSPQYQDAVATVIMRANQVYGDFIKSLEGATFSGQVCLIGDCVGGILGFDALCNSNQTVSESQNSSRRGSLVSVQDNDLLSPGIIINSSYCSASSSLESSRHLSRSNIDIPRSGGPDDPKKPLPRKRSDSSTYELDTIKQHQAFLSSLHSSVLRNDPGSRRSSSSTMLEGSSLGKLDFEVSDFFLFGSPLGLVLALRKTVIPLLDVPQLRPACQQVYNLFHPADPSASRLEPLLEKKFHLLPPFSVPRYQRFPLGDGNSALLADVVQSHGGVFVDSSYPSSPITAPPCRGPRRASEVSIASQVSGLADSYTASNIANIAARWWGTKRIDFALYCPDALTAFPTVALPHLFHASYWESTDVVSFLLRQVMRHENSSILELDGKEVSEFTPSKPREKWLRKRTHVKIRNVTANHRVNDAVFTEDGQQVVTGRFMYGPLDMVTLAGEKVDIHIMTQPPSGEWVYFDTELTNSSGRVSYVIPESKRLGIGVYPVKMVVRGDHTFADSYLTVLPPGTEFVVFSIDGSFAASVSIMGSDPKVRAGAVDVVRHWQDLGYLIIYVTGRPDMQKQRVVAWLSQHNFPHGIVSFCDGLVHDPLRHKANFLKSLISEAHMKIFAGYGSTKDISVYSSIGLPPSHIYIVGRPTKKMQHQCQFITDGYAAHLSQLEYNHRSRPAKTASTRMVLRKGSFGLGANGDFLRKRNHLLRTISSQPTGGGGGGVVGGHARPERTQSQSDSERERERMERVQRSMSIAASCWGRSGSTKLEPGALSHK; this comes from the exons AAGAAGAGCCGTGAGGAGACGTGCGGCGAGGGCAGCGGGGTGGAGATCCTGGAGAACCGGCCGTACACGGACGGGCCTGGCGGCTCGGGCCAGTACACTCACAAGGTCTACCACATCGGCATGCACATCCCCAGCTGGTTCCGTTCCATCTTGCCCAAGGCTGCCCTGCGCGTGGAGGAGGAGTCCTGGAACGCCTACCCCTACACCCGCACACG gtACACCTGCCCCTTCGTGGAGAAGTTCTCCATCGACATTGAAACATACTACAAGCCCGACACGGGGAACCAGGTGGATGTCTTCAATTTATCACCcgcagagaggagacagaggagccTAG ACCCAATTGACATCGTGAAGGACCCCATCCCCCCACATGAGTACAAGGCGGAGGAGGACCCCAGGCTCTACAAGTCGGTGAAGACCCAGCGGGGCCCCCTGTCTGAGGACTGGATCGAGGAGTTCAACAACAACCCTGGCAAGATGCCCATCATGTGCGCATACAAGCTGTGCAAGGTGGAGTTCCGCTACTGGGGCATGCAGTCCAAGATCGAACGCTTCATCCATGATGTAG ggtTGCGGAAGGTGATGGTGCGGGCCCACCGGCAGGCCTGGTGCTGGCAGGACGAGTGGTACGGCCTTACCATGGACGACATCCGGCAACTGGAGCTGGAGACACAGCTGATGCTGGCGCAGAAGATGGCCCAGTTCAGTTGCACGGAGGAGGGCGCCGAGGCCAACGGCGGGGCCTCTGCCCCCGACAAGGACCAGGAGGCCAAGGAGGCCATTGGCTCCATCGAGGCCGAGGGGCCACCCGTGGGCGTGACCGACACCCTGCAGACCCGCGGGGCTCTCACCAAGCAGTGGtccacctcctccaggtcctCCCGCTCATCCAAGAGAGGTG GTAGCCCCTCCCGCCACAGCATCTCTGAGTGGAGGATGCAGAGCATTGCACGGGACTCCGAGGACAGCTCAGATGAGGAGTTCTTCGATGCGCATG AGGATTTGTCAGACAGTGAGGAGGTTTTCCCCAAGGAGATCACCAAGTGGAGCTCCAATGACCTGATGGACAAGATTGAGGCGGCGGACACGGACGAGGCTCCAG GAGAGATGTACCAGGAGTCAGCTGGGGAGTATGCTGTGGcaggcagcagggagaggcttAATGAG GATGGCTCTTCCCAGCCGACTCTGCAGCCCTCCAAGATCCATGTCCTCATCCTGGTCCTCCACGGCGGGAACATCCTGGACCCGGGTGGCGGCGACCAGAGCAGCAAGCAGGGCGACGTCAACACCATCAGCATGGCCTTCGAGACGGTGATGCGCGTACACTACCCCGCCGCGCTGGGCCGCATCGCCATCCGCCTGGTGCCCTGCCCCGCAATCTGCGCCGAGGCCTTCTCCCTGGTGTCCAG CCTGAGCCCCTACAGCTATGATGAGGGCTGCCTGTCTAACAGCCAGGACCACATTCCACTGGCCGCTCTGCCACTGCTGGCCACATCCTCTCCTCAGTACCAGGACGCCGTGGCGACTGTCATCATGCGGGCCAATCAGGTGTATGGTGACTTCATCAAATCCTTGGAGGGAGCCACCTTCTCCGGGCAG GTGTGCCTGATCGGGGACTGCGTGGGCGGGATCCTGGGCTTTGACGCCCTGTGCAACAGCAACCAAACGGTTTCTGAGAGTCAGAACAGCAGCCGGCGGGGCAGTCTGGTGAGTGTGCAG GATAACGACCTCCTCTCCCCCGGGATCATCATTAACAGCAGCTACTGTTCGGCGTCATCCTCCCTGGAGAGCAGCCGGCACCTGAGCCGCAGCAACATCGACATCCCCCGCTCCGGCGGCCCCGACGACCCAAAGAAGCCACTGCCCCGCAAGAGGAGCGACTCCTCCACCTATGAGCTGGACACCATCAAACAGCACCAAGCCTTCCTGTCCAG ccTGCACTCCAGTGTCCTGCGGAATGACCCCGGCTCACGCaggtccagcagcagcaccatgcTGGAGGGCAGTTCTCTGGGGAAGTTGGACTTTGAAGTGTCTGATTTCTTCCTGTTTGGATCCCCACTGGGCCTGGTCCTGGCGCTAAGGAAGACAGTCATCCCACTCCTGGACG TGCCCCAGCTTCGCCCAGCATGTCAGCAGGTCTACAACCTGTTCCACCCGGCTGACCCCTCAGCATCACGTCTGGAGCCACTGTTGGAGAAGAAGTTCCACCTTTTGCCCCCCTTCAGTGTGCCCCGCTACCAGCGATTTCCACTGGGAGATGGCAATTCTGCACTGCTGG CAGATGTTGTTCAGTCTCATGGTGGTGTCTTCGTGGACAGTTCGtacccctcctcccccattACTGCCCCCCCCTGCCGGGGCCCGCGGAGGGCCAGTGAGGTCAGCATTGCCAGCCAGGTCTCAGGATTGGCAGACAGTTACACTGCCTCCAACATAGCCAACA TTGCGGCTCGCTGGTGGGGCACCAAGCGCATCGACTTTGCCCTCTATTGTCCTGACGCCTTGACAGCCTTCCCCACCGTGGCACTGCCACACTTGTTCCACGCATCATACTGGGAATCCACCGACGTGGTGTCCTTTCTGCTCCGACAG GTCATGAGACATGAGAACTCTAGCATCCTGGAGCTGGATGGCAAGGAGGTGTCGGAGTTCACCCCTTCCAAACCCCGTGAGAAGTGGCTTCGGAAAAGGACTCATGTCAAGATCAGG AACGTGACAGCCAATCACCGGGTCAACGATGCAGTATTCACGGAGGATGGGCAACAGGTGGTGACCGGACGCTTCATGTACGGCCCGCTGGACATGGTCACTCTTGCCGGGGAGAAG GTGGACATCCACATCATGACTCAGCCTCCATCAGGGGAGTGGGTGTACTTTGACACAGAGCTGACCAACAGCAGCGGCCGTGTCTCCTACGTCATCCCCGAAAGCAAGCGGCTGGGCATTGGGGTGTACCCAGTCAAGATGGTGGTCAG GGGCGACCACACCTTTGCAGATAGCTACCTGACAGTGCTGCCCCCAGGGACAGAGTTTGTGGTGTTCAGCATTGACGGCTCCTTTGCCGCCAGCGTCTCCATCATGGGAAGTGACCCCAAAGTGCGGGCCGGAGCAGTGGATGTGGTCAG ACACTGGCAGGACCTGGGGTATCTGATCATCTATGTGACGGGGCGGCCGGACATGCAGAAGCAGCGTGTGGTGGCCTGGCTGTCCCAGCACAACTTCCCCCACGGCATAGTGTCCTTCTGTGACGGGCTCGTCCACGACCCCCTGAGGCACAAGGCCAACTTCCTCAAGTCGCTCATCTCTGAG GCTCACATGAAAATCTTCGCTGGGTATGGGTCCACCAAGGACATCTCCGTGTACTCCTCCATCGGCCTGCCCCCCTCTCATATCTACATCGTGGGAAGACCCACCAAAAAGATGCAGCACCAGTGTCAG TTCATCACTGACGGCTACGCCGCCCACCTCTCCCAGCTGGAGTACAACCACCGCTCGCGCCCCGCCAAGACGGCCAGCACCCGCATGGTCCTGCGCAAGGGCAGCTTCGGCCTGGGCGCCAACGGCGACTTCCTGCGCAAGCGGAACCACCTGCTGCGCACCATCTCCTCGCAGCCGACGGGTGGCGGCGGTGGTGGCGTCGTGGGCGGCCACGCCCGGCCCGAGCGCACGCAGAGCCAGTCGGACAGCGAGCGCGAGCGTGAGCGCATGGAGCGCGTGCAGCGCAGCATGAGTATCGCCGCCAGCTGCTGGGGCCGCAGCGGCAGCACCAAGCTGGAGCCCGGCGCCCTCAGCCACAAGTAG